Proteins encoded within one genomic window of Epinephelus lanceolatus isolate andai-2023 chromosome 9, ASM4190304v1, whole genome shotgun sequence:
- the LOC117252222 gene encoding ubiquitin-conjugating enzyme E2 G1-like: protein MTEQSALLLRKQLAELNKNPVEGFSAGLIDDDDIYKWEVVIIGPQDTLFEGGFFKAYLTFPYDYPLRPPKMKFITEIWHPNVAKNGDVCISILHEPGEDKFGYEKPEERWLPIHTVETIMISVISMLADPNSDSPANVDAAKEWREDPNGEFKRKVARCVRKSQEMAFD, encoded by the exons ATGACCGAACAATCAGCATTACTTCTTCGAAAACAACTGGCag AGCTCAACAAGAACCCCGTGGAGGGCTTTTCAGCTGGTCTGATAGATGATGATGACATATATAAATGGGAAGTTGTGATCATTGGTCCACAAGATACCCTTTT TGAAGGAGGGTTTTTCAAAGCATACTTAACCTTTCCCTATGATTATCCACTGCGGCCTCCAAAGatgaagttcatcactgaaATCTGGCACCCAAATG TTGCAAAGAACGGGGATGTTTGCATCTCAATTCTGCATGAGCCAGGAGAGGATAAGTTTGGTTATGAAAAGCCTGAGGAGCGCTGGCTTCCCATCCACACAGTAGAGACAATCATGATTAGCGTTATCTCCATGCTGGCAGACCCCAACAGCGATTCACCAGCTAATGTGGATGCGGCG AAAGAGTGGAGGGAGGACCCTAATGGTGAATTCAAGAGGAAGGTGGCTCGCTGTGTAAGAAAAAGTCAAGAGATGGCTTTTGATTAG
- the rad9b gene encoding cell cycle checkpoint control protein RAD9B — METPYWFLSVGPPVSLQAMAARSSNFTKSLSLSLFVLKLALRSVNSTHSAYACFLFSPLFFQHYSLGSVSEQSSETIKCKLVMKSVLPLFRCLTSIERNVERCQISISTPNDRVTIQFFCRHGITKTHNLCFQESEALQAVFAAHLCPNALKAPARLLGDMVTHFPVSQEEITLSVTPLRVSLRNYHEGGNDHLKFMYTEMSLHPDEFDYFQIGMESDITFCLKELRGLLSFAESHCLPVSVYFTAAGKPVCFSVEDVVLEATVVLATLIDSESRGPSQPTETLAPTTLSCADAAVLPVGSCEADSSKAQGIPAEMEMVASSQGSPIINPPALMLRLPQTDNPDGLGVDDEACASVTTTPASSMICSLLFRALSSEQDTDGCAVRLPVLACYSDGEENVEEDFTRSPSL; from the exons ATGGAGACTCCATATTGGTTTCTTAGTGTTGGGCCTCCTGTCTCACTACAGGCAATGGCAGCAAGGAGCAGCAACTTCactaaatctctctctctctctctctttgtcttaaAGCTGGCACTGAGATCAGTGAATTCTACTCATTCTGCATATGCATGCTTCCTCTTCTCACCACTGTTCTTCCAGCACTACAGCCTGGGATCAGTGTCAGAGCAGAGCAGTGAAACCATCAAATGCAAACTGGTCATGAAG tctgttcttcctctgttcCGCTGTTTGACTTCAATTGAGCGTAACGTGGAACGATGTCAGATATCAATCAGTACTCCCAATGACCGAGTGACAATCCAGTTTTTCTGCAGGCATG GCATCACTAAGACCCACAACCTGTGTTTCCAGGAAAGTGAGGCTCTGCAGGCAGTGTTTGCCGCACACCTCTGTCCCAATGCGCTGAAAGCTCCTGCCAG GCTTCTTGGTGACATGGTGACACATTTCCCAGTGTCCCAGGAGGAAATCACTTTGTCCGTGACTCCTCTGAGAGTCAGTCTGAGAAATTACCACGAGGGGGGAAATG ATCACCTGAAGTTTATGTACACTGAGATGTCCTTACACCCAGACGAGTTTGACTACTTTCAGATCGGAATGGAGTCGGACATAACCTTCTGTCTGAAGGAGTTAAGG gGTTTACTATCCTTTGCAGAGTCACATTGCCTTCCAGTGTCTGTCTACTTCACCGCTGCAGGAAA GCCTGTGTGCTTCTCCGTGGAGGATGTGGTCCTGGAGGCTACTGTGGTGTTGGCTACTCTGATTGACTCTGAAAGCAGGGGCCCCTCTCAGCCTACAGAGACGCTGGCCCCTACTACCCTCAG TTGTGCAGATGCCGCTGTTCTACCTGTGGGTTCATGTGAGGCAGACAGCAGTAAGGCTCAGGGTATTCCTGCTGAGATGGAGATGGTAGCCTCCAGCCAGGGCAGCCCTATAATCAACCCGCCTGCTCTCATGCTGCGTCTGCCTCAGACTGACAACCCAGATGGACTCGGTGTAGATGATGAGGCCTGTGCCAGTGTTACCACAACTCCTGCTTCCTCCATG ATCTGTTCTCTCCTGTTCAGGGCCTTATCTTCAGAGCAGGACACTGATGGTTGTGCTGTCAGGCTGCCTGTTCTGGCATGTTACAGTGATGGAGAGGAGAATGTGGAGGAAGACTTTACAA